The DNA window ATGATCTTGTGCCCACCCATCTACAGAGCTGAGAAGCAGCTCAGTTACTTAGGCAAAGGCAAATCAAATTAAGTTTTTCCACAGTAGTAGCCCATATGCACATTTTTATGCCTTCCCACTCCATAGTAAATTTAAGGCATTTTTCATcatatttctgttgtttctaCTAACTAATTACTTACATTTTTACAACTAGATGTAAATTATGCAGGACATGGAGATCACAGATGTAAAACTACAGAAGCCATATATTAATATATGAGGCAGCGTCAGCTGGAAGGTCGTAAATTTCAGGAGAATGACCAAATACTTTGCCACTACCAAGTTGCCAGAGACTAATAACCTAACACCACCCTGCTAATGCCAAGCCTTCAGTGCAGAATACAAACAACATTACTCAGGGGCATGTTACATGATTGGCACCATTAGGCCATAAAAAATGCCTGGCTCATTCACAATTACAACTGCAAAGCTGCACTACTTCTGTTGTGGTTGGATCATCTGGGATGATAGTGCTGGATTAAACTGGCAGCCAACGTGCCATTTTGCCTGTAGAGCTGAAGCCACGAATGGAACACCAAGCTCTAAGAGCAGGGATTTCTAGCTGAAGGCCAACACAGCACCATTGGAAAGCTTTCCAGGCATGGCTTCCCAAACAGATGACCAGATatgctgctgcagaaatcaGGCAAACAGGGTAATGATGAGTATGAAAACAAGGGCGTGATCCAGTTCTCTCCCTGTTTCAGAGACAAGTACACCTTTCTGTCCCTCTTAAACCTGTGCTACAGGCTGGTTCATATTCCAGAAAGCACCCTGTCTGTATTCCTGGTGGGACAGAGATTCCTGGAAATGACCAGTTTGCTCCTCTCTTTTATCAATATGGCACCTTTAAGAAGTTTTAAGAAGCTTGCTGAATAATATGTCGAGTGTATTAGGGCACACAAAGACACTGCATAAGatcaaaggaaatgtttctaaCTGAAATCTGTCTATATACATTTTCCTAGCCCATTTCAATTAAACTGATGCATAAATTTTACCTATGGTGTGACTGGAAGTGTGCTGTAAAAGTGTATTTATATTGAACAGCAACGCCTGCCAGAAGTTTAAGTTGGTATTGTGCAAAGTCATCCCACCACTATCAGAAAAAATTTCTGCACAGCATACACAAGCCTTATAcacctcagagaaaaaaaaaatagaaagaaaaagaaaaccatgaaaTCTAGATTTAGCTGCCTGGCAGAGAAGACTACAATTTATAGAAAGCAATCAACCTCTCCAAGAAATACAGTGCTAAATCATAAGATAAATTAAATCATAAAAGACTGTGTTCACGTCATCTCTCACTTGAcaaaaaagtaagtaaaataCACAGGAGAACTGGAGTCCTGTTTTCAAATCTCAGCAGTTCCAACACTGCCACTTGGATACATTTCAGATAAGCATTCAGGCTTCTAGATTCTAATCCAAACCGAATCTCCAAGCATTAATTAAGTTCATTTGTCACATGCTACCCATGAAGTATGTTATTTCCTTAGTGAATAAGGCCATTATGATTACAACTGAATAATTCAGaaacctaaaaaagaaaaagtgcacTTGTATCATGTTCCCACAAGAACTGTTGGCAAAAGGGATTGCTCTGCCATTAGAAGTATCAacatgaaaatctgtttttactCCACAGTGATACTGAAAGCCAATATTTTGACCTTTTCCATGGGAAGAGGTGGGggaactattaaaaaaaattccaggtAATCAAAATATTCTATTTCAGTAAGGTCAAACAGCATATATGAATGCTAAACATGCACACTGActagacaaaatattttacataaataaacTGACTCAAAATGGTAGAAGTTTGAAACTAAAGGTTCTGACAAGACGAAATATGAAATCAAAATTCTTCAtctagattttttcttttacactaTCAAGATTACACAGCTCTATAAAATGTTctattttcaacagaaatttaaaaaaactcttcTTCTTCCAAGAGCAAAACTGCTCTGATGCAAATTCCTCTTTCAGCAACAGTTCTCAGCCATAAGACTAAGTAGCAAAATTGAATCACATAAGCtctaagtaaaaatatttcctagGAGACATGCAAAGAGGTTTCCAATGCAGTAGATTGCCAAGGGCATTTCAGATCACAAAAGCCTATGAAAAAAGAAGGTTTGAAGAGACGGATAAGTCCTAGTTAGGGTCGTCACTTCTGACTGATGTTAGTTTACATTTTAAGGCATTAAGTTGCACAAAGAGAAAGCACAATGAAACAAGAGCAATCATTACCTGCTGAAAATAACctaaaaaagcaaatgtgaaaGAGATGTAGGCAAACCATAGGTGATCAATTGCTTTTAAGGCTGTAACAAACACACTATGTACTTAAATAATTTCCGTAGCCGTAATAGGAATAAAAGCTTTCCACCATCACATCACATACAACCAGTACACAGAGATGACTGTTTTGAAGAGTTATAGGTGCTTGATGAGAAGAACCTGGCGTGTAACAATTACAGTGCTGCACCTAAAGgttcaaaatggttttttttctctcaaacaTATTACTTGCCAACAGTAAAACATCCGGAACCTCAAGGGTCATGGTCCACCAAGACCAGAGAGCATGATTTCTAATCTTACAGATTGTTCTctaaaactttgtttttataAGGGccaataaaatttttaaaagtagccatttctcacttttcttCATGAAACATGAAGTTCCAGATAAACAAACAACATTTCATTCACTATTTAGATTATGACTAACTTTATCAccataaaagcattttatacaGAGCAATTTACAAAGCATTTCGTTTCCACACTAGGTTCCTATACTAACTGAAGCCCTGGAATTGatttccttgaaataaaaattccctTGAACCTTAATACTCCTCCAAGTTTTCAGGTTGCTGAAGATGAAACCATTGGGTTTTTTGTGCCACATCCTGTTTAGCTATTAGCAACTCTTATTAATGCAGAAAGAATATGTTTCTCTACATCCATCTTgaatttcctgttttccaagaGTTCTTAGGCAGCAGAACTAGAGAAATAATACAAGTTTCGTTTCAAAAGCCCTTCAGTGAAATGCTATGCACAAGAATTTTGCCCTATTAAAAGCTCAACAACCTATTTCTAGTTGTAGAATCCTGATGCAATCCACTATTTCATTAACTTTGTAATACTCAACCTGCCCTaggactttttaaaacaaatgttgtcatggtttaaccccagccagcaactgaGCATCACACAGCCAACTCAGTCACTACTCCTGCCATTGGGATGGGAGAAGAATTGAAAGGGTAGAAGTAAGAAACAAACTTCTGggttgagaaaaaaagaatttcataatttaaaagaaataataatttaaaaaaactgtaaggaagggaagaaaaatataacaaagagaggaaaataaaacttgagaCAAGTGATGCAAATGGAAACAGCTGCCCACCACCAATCGACCAACAGCCAGCAAGTCCCCAAGGGAGCACTCTCCTCCACCAATTTTCACCCCAGctttattgctgagcatggcTCCATATGGAATGGGATATCCCTGaggtcagctggggtcagctgtcctggctgtgtccccctCCTTAAGCAGCTCCTTAAGTAGccccagcctccttgctggtgaGCAGAATGATGCTGTGTTACTGCCACTCAGAAGTAACTAAAACATCCCcgtgttatcaacactgttttcagcacaaatgcaaaacatagCCCTACATGAGCTACTCTGAAGAAatttaactctatcccagccaaaattACTACACATTCCCAAAATCTTTTTCATCTAATGATGATGATGTTACAGTCACTTCCTAcgaaattatttcagttaaaaagcCTGAAAACGACTACCATTCAGCCATCTATCACTAAGACAGGATTTTGAGTTTTAAATCCCAGGAGTGTCTAACAGAATCAGCTGGTATACTTAACTccattcttttttaatttcaatggGTGAAATGATCACACAGATTGATTATCCTGCATCAGTAAAGTCAGCAATAAGTTAACACCATAATCTTACAGATGAAGTACAGAAGGCTCTTTGAGTGCTACTGACAACAAAAAGCTAAAAGTAGTATGAAGttacaaactgaaagaagagaaCTTGCCTCTGTAAACTGGACTCAGGTAAACATCctgcaaaacactttttaaacCAAAGATCATAAGGGAGCTTGCTCATTGCAGCACATGCTTTCAGATGCATCAGGAGTCTGTTATCTTCAATGTTCAAATACTGCTCCAGAACTTTTGGCTGAGAAAGAATTGGAAAATTTTAGGTAACTCACATCAGAAAACCTTCATAGTTAATGCACACCGTAAGACATGGAATGTCTTAGAAATTCAATTGGCGTAAAACAACATGCTAAAATAATGAACTCGCACTGTTTTAACTGTTCCAAAATATGAGTGTTGCTGACTTTTGCAATTAACTAATTAAGTACTTAACTAAATAAACAAACTCAGTTTCCTTAAATTGCTGACCACTAGCAGAACTTCCAATATATGCAGTATTCCCTAATGCAAGGAGGTGTTTCAGAGCTTAAGGCAATGCAGAGATTAAACATCCACTAATTACTGTTACCTCCACGAGTAAAATTGAGTTTCATTCACCTCAAACCTAATAGCCTTAGCACACATCAAGAAAAATCTACACACAATAcagcaaaacccagaaaatcAATTCTGAGAGTAAATCTCTGTGCAACCCATTAAAAGCTGGACATTGATTTATGGCTTAAAAACCCAAAGTATTTAGAAGGATAAACATGCGGATAATTTTCTCAtcttgtttaaattttaatgtaacATAATACACATTTTCATAAATTCAGGAGTACCTTTATGCTTTTTGTCAGAATTAAGTAAACAGCTAATGACTTCAGTTGTTGAAGGGAGAAAACACGCCCTTTTTCCATATTCTCACCTGCAGAGTCTTGGTACTTGGTACTTGGCAATTGCttatattacaaaaaaaaaattagggagGGAGACACTTGGCACTATTTATGTGGTGAGAGTAcacactttctttaaaaatactcctttttcctttgaaaggaATTAAAGAAATCAGTATAGTTTAATGTATCACCCCCAGAAACAGGAGGTAggtttaaaaattactttttgttcCAAAAGACTAACAAACAAAGGGCAGGCAtcattttctgcaaaacaaattttcattCGGTGCTTGCCAGTGCACAGGTGCCACCTCAGTGGATACTGTTAACTAAAGAGCTTTTATCTGTTAAGGCCATTTGAAGAATTACAAAAACTTTCGTGATTTTGCAAAGtacacattttctttacaatcaaattttaattttataaatcaGTAAGACAGAAATTCAAAGTTAACATTCTATGACAGCGCTTAATTGATCAGTGCTAAAAGAAAACTATTCCACTTTTTATTATAACTTAATTTTCAACatactgtttttctgaagacGTAGTACTCTGgttcatttaaaaagcaaagacaatTGTGCTTTGTCTATCATACAATGAGCAGCACATGGATGCTAGAGATGCAGCCTAAAAAGTAGCAGACATACATCAAGATGTTCTTAACTCTGTAATTGAAATTTaattgtttgaaataaaaaaaattcttaagtGACCAATTTGTGAGAAATATAATTCACCTAGATACAAGCAACCTTTAGACAAcctaaaaaggaaatataattcAACTAGATACAATGCAACCTTCAAGcaagctaaaaagaaaataagatgtaaCTGAAAATCACCAtgcagcaaacaaaaccaattgTGCAGGACAGCACAATCAAAACCCAAAAGGCACTCCTCCCATTTTCTCAAAACAGCTGGTGGAACAGAACCCAAGGGTGTCACCTCTGACGCTCCAGTTGTCTCCATGTATTAATGCTTTCCACAACTGCCTCTCcccacaaaaggaaaaaaaaaaaaaggtggttttttcCTTACCAGTTGTTGTAATGAATCTTTGTGCTTGCTGTTCAGCTGATTCACAAAGCAACTGACAAGCCAATAGCATTCTACAGGATCCTCCACCATTTCCTCCATTGCTTTAGCAATAACAAGAAACACTTCATCTTCAGGttcctggaaaacaaagccaaaaaaaagtGAACTACACAGAAGTATTGGACTATTctgatttaaattattcttatattccttttctctgctattTGGGAGAATAAATGGAAATCAACGTACACAAAGAGCTGTTCTAACATTCATAAATAAGACATCGGGCAGCAGCTGCACTATGATGATAAATACTAAAGCAGAGCAAACAAgacttgttttaattttaaaaccaaaacacacaatAGGAGCTTCggaaaaactgtttcaaagTTTCAAATTTTctcaaaggagaaaatactACATTCTAACAAGGTAGTGATAATCCCACTTACGTGGACCACATATTTATACTGCATAGCAGCAGAATTTTTCATGCTGTTGATTGCTAAGGGCCAAACGGGCCCCTCAAACACCTCTGTCGTGGATGTTACAGATACCGAAAACAATGCGGCCATGAGCTGTGCACCTGCCTccaacacacagaaaatcatTTGTTTTGAGATAAGCTTCCTAGAGACAAATACCTTTTCCAGGTTATGAGTATCTTACTCCCCACAATCCACGACTAGAAGCATGTGATGGAGACACCATCACCTTCTCTCATGAGGATGTACTTTCCCAACAGAATCATCAGCCTAAACCACAGGTAATGTGGCACACAGGGTAGATGTAGGCGAACTAATGCTAAAACCAGCTAGATCTCATGCCAACAGCTGACTCAAGAACTGTCTAAACTGGGAAGATGCACAAGGAATGGCTCTCTATTTGCCTCGTTTCTCAGTCTTCCTTACACAGGCAGTACTGACTACATTAGGGGGCAGGGTAAGAAGCCAGGTATGTGTCCACAGTCTGATGTACTGTAACCCTCAGCAGCAATAAGCTACAGGATCACAGGGTTTGATGCATGGAGAGTCTTAAATACTACTGATATGTCTCTGCCACACAGACTGCTGCAATGCACACATACCCCTACTTAAACTCTCTGCTTTCAGATTGCACAAAACATTTACCAGACTTCTCTCTGGTActcaaacatttcaaaatatttatatcaatCCAACATCATCTTTATATTCCCCCTGCCTCCACAATAAAACTGAGCTACTATCAAGCAGTAACCTCTTATTactgcacagaaaacagactgGCATAAAGAGAACaaatgctttctgcagcagaacaaGTCCAAGTTACAGGACTAATAACTAGTGCTCTGCTGAACACCACCTCCATGAAACCCCATCACAGTACTGAGAGCAGCCAGTGCTCTGGGATGCACTGACAAAACACGTGCTCAGAAGGCAATACTGCTCTAGAAGGGAGGAATTTTTCGCCCACTGGGTCACAGGCCAAGATCAAGGAAATTTCTCTACAGGAAACTTGCAGGGTAGGACAGCCACATTCCTAGACAATGGTAAGGGCATGAAAATGTTCTCCCTCCTTTAACAACAGAATGCTGTATGTAATCCTCCAGATCAAAATATTACTGAACTTTCTATATTAActttaagctttcttttttttattttttttttagttcttatGTCAAATTTTGTGATggataaattaatattaaataaggGACAAAATCCACTGCAGAAAGCCCTGTGGTTCCTTTCATCACATCCTCTTTGACAGAGGCTTATACATAAGATCCACACATTGTTTTTCTCATCTCTCTACTGGCTTACCATCACATCAACATCCGTTTGTGAGTACACTGTAAACTGCAGAGTACATGCATGACCTGACAGAAGCCCTGATTAGTTCAGACTAACATAAAAAGGAGGTCAGTACCTTAAAGTctagatttaaaaacaaataacttAAATATATGATGCAATTTGCATTAAATCATGGCTTGTACGGGCTCTGAATTATCCTTGTTCCAGGACATGTAAGAATCTATGAGCTCCAATAGGATTatgtcattttcatttcagtgctaTAAAGAAACTGAAGTGCATTAGAGTACAAAATGCTTGAAAGCTAGCAGGCAAAATACACAAAAGGGATTCTAAGGCATAAAATCTTACATAAGTActtaggggaagaaaaagagaaaagcactttgactaaaatttcttattttgtacTAGtacttctctgttttccattCACCTTACTTGTCTATCTACATGCATTTGTGAGGTGACTTGCAGTTCACTGACCAATGCAAAAGCCAAGTTTCGAGGCAATTTTCCTGATTCCAGTTGATGGATGCGCAGGAAAACATCCACCTGTGGGGTAGAATCATTAATAAAGCGAATTACACGAAGAGCATGGTGTATGTCCCAGTACTGCTCCTTTCGGCACTTCATCACCAAAGCATGAGATTCATGGTGAGGAGGAATAATTCctgacaaaaattaaaaaaaaaaaaaaaattaaaattaaaaaatacaagcaaTTGTAAAGAGAAATCTTACCTGTTACTTGTTTATACTTATCTAGTTTTTAGTATAGTTGTAGTTGTGCATTTGTGCCCACCTTCCACTTACTTTGAAAACAAGGTGGGTGTAGAATGATTTTTATCTACATTAGTTGTTCATTTTCTCAAATTCTACACTTTGTCTGAGATGACAGAGAATATACAGATTCAATTAACCAATGCAAAGATACTGTACAACTCAGTATTAATTACTTTACTCTCTGTATCATAGATTAAATCTCTCTAAAACAACATTCAGAAGCAAAATCAATCACACGGGTTGAATCAGTTATAGATTAAAACTTAAGAATACCACATAGGCACTTTGCAAGGTaacattttttacattcttaGCACAACACGAATATTTGTTCTAGttttctaggagaaaaaaaaattttaaaataaataaaagtagtaAGGTAGACAAAATTAAACTGCATCTCCAGAAGAGATGCTCAACATTTCACTAGTGGAGTAGAATATTTCTCAGTGCAGAAACCCATGAGAACAAAGTATTCTTCAAAAATCAGTTTGAAACAAGCTACGTGTTGCTTTTATctctcacttaaaaaaaaaatattcctgccAAGTGTTAAACCATGAAATGACTGAGTTTAGTAACAAGCACATCAGacagaaaattatcttttcatttCCAACTGCAAACCTGTCTGCATTTCAAAAGCTGGGACAGAGCAAGACATTTTTCATGTTATGCCAAAAGAGAGTCAATATCATGGTTTTGTATATACATATTGCCAACTGCTCTCCTCAAATACAGAAGATAACCTtaggcagaaagaaaagaagcttaAACAACACAGGGATGTCCAGAAACCATACTGAGTCACACTTGAACAGGAAATTAATGGAGACACTGCTGACATACCATGCAACCTGGGACAGCATCAAGTCCTGGTACACGTCTGAGATAAGGACGCCTATCCTGTCAGcaaaattttcttaaattattaacACTGTTTAGAGGACATGTAACACTTCCCATCAGAAATGGACTGGGCTGTCGTTCCAATGAGATATTTTGCATTCCTTTTCAATACCAGCTTTTCTAATAAGTGTTAACACCGAGATACAGCATAAGAGAAGTCCTTGTTCACCTCTGTTCACCCAAGAAGTATACAGAATGACAGTATGGATGCTTGAAAtcagaatatctcaagttggaagggacccacaagcatcaagtccaactcctgaccctgcacagcaCCACTCCAAAAAATTACATGTCTGAGAGCACTGTTcaaacacttcctgaactctggcaggcttggtgccatgaccacttccctggggagc is part of the Chiroxiphia lanceolata isolate bChiLan1 chromosome 1, bChiLan1.pri, whole genome shotgun sequence genome and encodes:
- the TBC1D7 gene encoding TBC1 domain family member 7 isoform X2; translation: MADDSQRNFRSVYYEKVGFRGVEEKKSLEILLKDDRLDIEKLCTFSQRFPLPSMYRILVWKVLLGIIPPHHESHALVMKCRKEQYWDIHHALRVIRFINDSTPQVDVFLRIHQLESGKLPRNLAFALEPEDEVFLVIAKAMEEMVEDPVECYWLVSCFVNQLNSKHKDSLQQLPKVLEQYLNIEDNRLLMHLKACAAMSKLPYDLWFKKCFAGCLPESSLQRVWDKVISGSCKILVFVALEILLTFKMKIIALNTAEKITQFLENIPQDNTDAIVSKAVDLWRTHCGTPAHSV
- the TBC1D7 gene encoding TBC1 domain family member 7 isoform X1, yielding MADDSQRNFRSVYYEKVGFRGVEEKKSLEILLKDDRLDIEKLCTFSQRFPLPSMYRILVWKVLLGIIPPHHESHALVMKCRKEQYWDIHHALRVIRFINDSTPQVDVFLRIHQLESGKLPRNLAFALVSELQVTSQMHVDRQEPEDEVFLVIAKAMEEMVEDPVECYWLVSCFVNQLNSKHKDSLQQLPKVLEQYLNIEDNRLLMHLKACAAMSKLPYDLWFKKCFAGCLPESSLQRVWDKVISGSCKILVFVALEILLTFKMKIIALNTAEKITQFLENIPQDNTDAIVSKAVDLWRTHCGTPAHSV